The following proteins are co-located in the Nocardioides piscis genome:
- a CDS encoding Hsp20/alpha crystallin family protein gives MSLMKREHHRGWPLETLWSQDLVDTAFGDMFRTFFNGESVLDRAQGAHVMRLEEFVEDDTCVIRAELPGIDPEKDVEISVADGILHLRAEREERSEEKRPDGYRSEFHYGRLSRSVRLPEGATEADVTASYKDGILEVRVPAPKAEVTTTPTKIPITRG, from the coding sequence ATGAGTCTGATGAAGAGAGAACACCACCGGGGTTGGCCCCTGGAGACGCTGTGGAGCCAGGACCTGGTCGACACCGCGTTCGGGGACATGTTCCGCACGTTCTTCAACGGTGAGAGCGTCCTGGACCGCGCCCAAGGGGCCCACGTCATGCGTCTGGAGGAGTTCGTCGAGGACGACACCTGCGTGATCCGCGCGGAGCTGCCCGGGATCGACCCGGAGAAGGACGTCGAGATCAGCGTCGCCGACGGCATCCTGCACCTTCGTGCCGAGCGGGAGGAACGCAGCGAGGAGAAGCGTCCGGACGGCTACCGGAGCGAGTTCCACTACGGCCGCCTCTCGCGCAGCGTCCGGCTGCCCGAGGGAGCGACCGAGGCCGACGTGACCGCGTCGTACAAGGACGGGATCCTCGAAGTGCGGGTCCCCGCGCCCAAGGCAGAAGTCACCACGACACCGACCAAGATCCCGATCACACGCGGCTGA
- a CDS encoding NAD(P)-binding domain-containing protein, translating into MTGFRVAEIRSVGGQAVLVAENGRELPAADTVVVLTGFRPDLSFLSEMRLDLDPTLEAPRRIAADIDPNIHSCGSVQATGALDLAQPEPDLYLVGMKSYGRAPTFLALTGYEQVRSVVAALAGDHEGAARVELVLPDTGVCGGAGVFDDPESADIGGGCCAPAPEVLAIGGTR; encoded by the coding sequence GTGACCGGGTTCCGTGTCGCCGAGATCCGCTCCGTGGGGGGCCAGGCGGTGCTGGTCGCCGAGAACGGCCGGGAGCTCCCGGCGGCGGACACGGTCGTCGTCCTGACCGGTTTTCGCCCCGACCTGTCGTTCCTGTCCGAGATGCGGCTCGACCTCGACCCCACCCTGGAGGCGCCGCGCCGGATCGCGGCCGACATCGACCCCAACATCCACTCCTGCGGTTCGGTGCAGGCCACGGGCGCGCTCGACCTCGCGCAGCCGGAGCCTGACCTCTACCTGGTGGGGATGAAGTCCTACGGTCGCGCGCCGACGTTCCTGGCGCTCACCGGCTATGAGCAGGTGCGCAGCGTCGTCGCCGCCCTTGCCGGCGACCACGAAGGGGCTGCGCGGGTCGAGCTCGTCCTCCCTGACACCGGCGTGTGTGGCGGTGCGGGGGTGTTCGACGACCCCGAGAGCGCCGACATCGGCGGCGGCTGCTGTGCGCCTGCCCCTGAAGTGCTGGCGATCGGCGGGACCCGCTGA
- a CDS encoding MFS transporter — translation MLAPAISTETGWSATAVTAAFSVGILAGALAGIPVGRELQKRGPRLVMTAGSLLGAAAIVLVGSASTYPVFVVAWLLVGLASSGTFYPPAFAALTHWYGAGRVRAITTLTLVAGFASTIFAPVTAALSESIGWRATYFVLAAVLLVVTVPAHAFALRLPWHPHETGGGGGRPDREVLRSRTFVLLAASGTLAALAMHASLVNLVPLLLQQGMDLQLAAWALGLSGAGQVVGRLAYPALDRRWPTNARAAGVIGVMAVTLGGLALVPGPALLVIAIAVVAGAARGLFTLVGATVVSDHWGPRRYAALNGVYQAPKGVAAALAPAFGAGIAAVTGSYALLFAVLASIALVAAGLAGAAGYDSPQPQPQPQPQPQA, via the coding sequence GTGCTCGCGCCCGCGATCTCCACCGAGACGGGCTGGTCGGCGACCGCTGTCACCGCTGCGTTCTCGGTCGGCATCCTGGCCGGGGCGCTGGCCGGCATCCCCGTCGGCCGCGAGCTGCAGAAGCGAGGACCACGGCTGGTCATGACCGCGGGGAGCCTGCTCGGCGCGGCGGCGATCGTCCTGGTCGGGTCTGCGTCGACGTACCCCGTCTTCGTGGTCGCCTGGCTGCTGGTCGGTCTGGCCAGCTCGGGCACCTTCTATCCGCCTGCGTTCGCGGCCCTGACGCACTGGTACGGCGCGGGGCGGGTGCGCGCCATCACCACCCTGACCCTGGTGGCCGGGTTTGCCTCGACGATCTTCGCCCCCGTCACCGCGGCGCTCAGCGAGTCGATCGGGTGGCGCGCGACCTACTTCGTGCTTGCCGCGGTCCTGCTGGTGGTGACGGTTCCTGCCCACGCGTTCGCGCTGCGGCTGCCGTGGCACCCGCACGAGACCGGCGGGGGCGGGGGTCGTCCGGACCGTGAGGTCCTGAGAAGCCGCACCTTCGTGCTGCTCGCTGCTTCGGGGACGCTCGCGGCCCTGGCGATGCACGCCTCCCTCGTCAACCTGGTGCCGCTGCTGCTGCAGCAGGGGATGGATCTCCAGCTGGCCGCGTGGGCGCTGGGGCTCAGCGGCGCCGGGCAGGTGGTGGGGCGTCTGGCCTACCCGGCGCTGGACCGCCGATGGCCCACCAACGCCCGGGCCGCAGGTGTCATCGGCGTGATGGCCGTGACGCTGGGTGGTCTGGCACTGGTCCCCGGACCCGCGCTGCTGGTGATCGCGATCGCGGTCGTCGCCGGCGCTGCTCGTGGGCTGTTCACCCTCGTCGGCGCGACCGTGGTCAGCGACCACTGGGGGCCGCGGCGCTATGCCGCCCTCAACGGCGTCTACCAGGCGCCGAAGGGCGTCGCCGCCGCTCTCGCGCCGGCGTTCGGTGCCGGCATCGCCGCCGTCACCGGGAGCTATGCGCTGCTGTTCGCGGTGCTGGCGTCGATCGCTCTCGTCGCAGCGGGGCTGGCCGGGGCTGCGGGCTACGACTCACCGCAGCCGCAGCCGCAGCCGCAGCCGCAGCCGCAGGCGTGA
- a CDS encoding GAF and ANTAR domain-containing protein: protein MVTSQGKRPEPLDLTAAYAELQNLILDGPDVSDFLHELTVLASSIVPGTHCGITLRRDGQIATVAHSDEVAMRMDEIQYIHGRGPCLEAIHQGTRIEVPDMSAETRWGDYPGYALSNGIHSVVSLPLTIDGHTRGALNIFVTSPHAFNTADITRAEAFTAQAATALTILLRHASHTVLDDELREALATRAVIDQALGILMVTRKISAHDAFELLRHTSQNTNRKVSTIAAELIETMTGHPPQPPRPLTQR, encoded by the coding sequence ATGGTGACTTCACAAGGCAAACGACCGGAACCGCTCGACCTGACCGCGGCCTATGCGGAGCTCCAGAACCTCATCCTGGACGGACCCGATGTCAGCGACTTCCTGCACGAGCTCACCGTGCTGGCCTCGTCCATCGTGCCCGGCACGCACTGCGGAATCACCCTGCGGCGTGACGGCCAGATCGCCACTGTGGCCCACAGCGACGAGGTTGCGATGCGCATGGACGAGATCCAGTACATCCACGGCCGCGGGCCGTGCCTGGAAGCCATCCATCAGGGGACACGCATCGAGGTGCCCGACATGTCAGCCGAGACCCGATGGGGCGACTACCCCGGATACGCCCTGTCCAACGGCATCCACAGCGTCGTCTCCCTGCCCCTGACCATCGACGGCCACACCCGCGGAGCACTCAACATCTTCGTCACCAGCCCACACGCGTTCAACACCGCCGACATCACCCGAGCCGAGGCCTTCACCGCTCAGGCCGCCACAGCCCTGACCATCCTGCTCCGCCACGCCAGCCACACCGTCCTCGACGACGAGCTACGCGAAGCACTGGCCACCCGGGCCGTGATCGACCAAGCCCTCGGCATCTTGATGGTCACCCGCAAGATCAGCGCCCACGACGCGTTCGAGCTCCTGCGCCACACCTCCCAGAACACCAATCGCAAGGTCAGCACCATCGCCGCCGAGCTCATCGAGACGATGACCGGCCACCCACCCCAACCGCCCCGTCCACTGACCCAACGCTGA
- a CDS encoding ArsR/SmtB family transcription factor, translating into MITVPSTPIAISPAELAACCSPMTAGIVADEAAETLARMFKALGDPTRVRLVSMIAASADGEACICDMTEPVGLSQPTVSHHMKLLVEAGLVTREQRGRWAYYRLVPEVLRSLAGALGPGC; encoded by the coding sequence ATGATCACCGTGCCCTCGACTCCCATCGCCATCTCGCCCGCCGAGCTCGCCGCCTGCTGCTCGCCCATGACCGCCGGCATCGTCGCCGACGAGGCGGCCGAGACGCTCGCCCGCATGTTCAAGGCGCTGGGCGACCCGACGCGGGTCAGACTGGTCTCGATGATCGCCGCGTCTGCCGACGGCGAGGCTTGCATCTGCGACATGACAGAGCCAGTCGGCCTGAGCCAGCCCACGGTCTCGCACCACATGAAGCTCCTGGTCGAGGCCGGGCTGGTCACCCGGGAGCAGCGCGGGCGATGGGCCTACTACCGGCTGGTGCCCGAGGTGCTCCGCTCCCTCGCCGGCGCCCTCGGCCCCGGCTGCTGA
- a CDS encoding NAD(P)-binding domain-containing protein, whose product MNELPVVVIGAGPQGLAAAAHLLERGLEPLVLESGHGPAAAVAEWGHVRLFSAWPELVDNAAVRLLEPRGWTSPSTGYPTGAEWIEGYLAPLADALAEHVRYDSRVIGVSRKGRDRLVDADRAEQPFTVHVVDDQGRESRLEARAVIDASGTWRRPNPAGADGLPALGEGAAAQLIAYQVPDRATPQRYAGKHTVVVGSGDSAFNAIHELVQIAAGHPGTRITWAIRRVVGEGTFGAARATSCPNGERWVSGPSRRSTPVRSSS is encoded by the coding sequence ATGAACGAACTGCCCGTCGTGGTCATCGGAGCCGGTCCGCAGGGCCTGGCTGCTGCCGCGCACCTGCTCGAGCGCGGTCTGGAGCCGTTGGTGCTCGAATCCGGTCACGGGCCCGCAGCCGCGGTCGCGGAGTGGGGCCACGTCCGCCTGTTCTCGGCCTGGCCGGAGCTGGTGGACAATGCAGCCGTGCGACTGCTCGAGCCCCGGGGATGGACCTCCCCGTCGACGGGCTATCCGACGGGGGCGGAGTGGATCGAGGGCTATCTGGCTCCACTGGCAGATGCGTTGGCCGAGCACGTGCGCTATGACTCGCGCGTCATCGGGGTCTCGCGCAAGGGTCGCGACCGGCTGGTCGACGCCGACCGGGCCGAGCAGCCCTTCACCGTCCACGTCGTCGACGACCAGGGACGCGAGTCGCGGCTCGAGGCGCGCGCGGTGATCGACGCGTCCGGGACGTGGCGTCGACCCAACCCCGCCGGCGCCGACGGGCTCCCGGCCCTCGGTGAGGGGGCGGCCGCGCAGCTCATCGCCTACCAGGTCCCCGACCGGGCGACGCCGCAGCGCTACGCCGGCAAGCACACGGTCGTCGTCGGGTCGGGTGACTCTGCTTTCAACGCCATCCACGAGCTCGTCCAGATCGCTGCCGGCCACCCCGGCACCCGCATCACCTGGGCGATCCGCCGCGTCGTCGGGGAGGGCACCTTCGGGGCGGCTCGAGCGACCAGCTGCCCGAACGGGGAGCGCTGGGTCAGCGGGCCAAGCAGGCGGTCGACGCCGGTGCGGTCGAGCTCGTGA